One Arabidopsis thaliana ecotype Col-0 mitochondrion, complete genome genomic window, ATTTGGTCGGTAAGTAAAGGTACGGAAAGAGCGGACAACTAATTAAAATCTCTGAACGTGATACGTAAATGGGAGAAAAATATGGATGAAACCCCTTATCTATCTTTCCTTCGGCAAAAAAAGTTTATGAAGCCATCCTCGCCTCGGGGATAAGAGATCTTTCGATTCTGGAGAGTAAGCTTCAAGCTCAAGATCTCATTTGTGATCTTCTTCTTCGCGAACCTAATCTCAAGTGAACATTTATTATTGAATTCTCAATTTTCGTATAAAAATACCTGCCTTTCATTTTATTGAAGAGAAAACCTCCCCCCATTTGAACGAAGTCTCTGGCCTTCCCCGTTATGACTTTAGAGTATCTCTCACGTCTTATAAGTCACTTAAAAATGAATGGGCGGATAGGACCACTCCTGCTTGCTCTTGGCCTTGGCTGCTTAGAGACATCCCTTTAGTTCGTCTTAGAGGTCTCGATTGGTATTGCGCGGTCGGTAACGTTGGTGAATTAGGTAAAGGTACGGAAAGAGAGGGATTCGAACCCTCGGTAAACAAAAGCCTACATAGCAGTTCCAATGCTACGCCTTAAACCACTCGGCCATCTCTCCTACATTATGACCCAGAAACCTCGAGTGAATAGCGAGTCATTTATATTCTTGCAGTAAAGGTACAACCACAAACAATCTATTAAAAATGGAAACCTTTTTAGTCAAAGAAAGATCTTCCTTCGAAGAAAAAAAAACAATAAGAATTGTTACCATTAAAAAAAAAGCACTCTTTCTATTCATCTTTGTCAAGACGACGATCCCGTTATATTATTATATTTATACCGGATTTTGCCAATGAATTGGAACGCGAATCAACTACTCCCTTCATGGTCACATAGTCATTACAGAATTTTGTTTCAGGTATATATGTCTTTCTTAATTTCATATTGGTAGTACCTATTTTTCTATATAAATTCTTTGTGGTTTTTACCGCCCGCCGGTTCGCTTATCGCCTTTTTTTCCTCCGTTCACTTTCTCCTTTATCTTCTTCCTACCTTGCGGGGGTGACTTAGGCGCTAGGGTTAATACCATATTATATCGAATAACTCCTTACCTTTTTTCAAGAGAAGCCTGATTCTAGTCAGGATTGAAAAGATAATGACGAACCTTAAATGAAAGGTTGGTCCAATCTGAGTGCTTATTGTCTTCTTCTTCGCCTCTCCTCTTCCGCCCGAGCTGATCCGAATTCTCCTCTTAGTATAGGATTGTTAATAACTTGACTTAATGGTTATAGTGTAAAGGTTAGTTCTATATTTTTTCTTTCTTTATCAGAGGTTTTTTCCTTAGGCCTTGGGGGGCGGGGCCTCTTTTTTGATTTTTTAATAAAAAAAGGGGGAGAGGGACCCTTTTTGATTTTTGAAGTACAGCCCTACTCTATAGTGGAGTTATCTTTTCCCTATCTAAGCTATATCAACATAGCAAACTAGAAAACTTATCTGCTTGTCAATTCTTGGTGTAATATGTAAATGATTGGTGTCAGAATTTTTCACTGATCAGGTGTGATCAGTCTCATCCGTGTAAGAATTAGGAATTCCTCTTCCAACTCGTCCCAGAATGGGCGTTATGGCAAAGAACAAGAAGAAAACCAAAGGAGAAATTTGTCCAATAGTAACAAATGGTGCCTCCACAGGTTGACATCCGATCCAACCTAGTAGTAAGCAATCCGCCAAAAGCAACCAAAACATTCCTTGGTGAATCGGTCGAAAACTTGAACTACGCACATACATACTTTTAAAAAAAGGTAAAGCCAAGAGACATATAAAAACTGGTGCTATTGCGGCTACACCTCCCGCTTTGTCAGGTATACTACGAAGAATGGCATGGATCGGTAGGAAATACCATTCCGGCACAATATGAGGCGGGGTGGACATCGGATTAGCAGGTATATAATTGTCGGGATGTCCCAAAACATTAGGAGCATAAAAAATCCAAATAGAAAAAAAGATAGCAAAAGCTACCCAACCAACTAGATCCTTGACATAAAAATAAGGGTAAAAAGCTATTTTATCCATCTCAGAATGTACACCCAATGGATTATTTGATCCATATTGATGCAATGCGGCCAGATGAAGAAGACTGGCGCCTACTAAAATAAAGGGGAGTAAATGATGAAGACTAAAAAAACGATTTAAGGTGGCATTGTCCACGGAGAAACCACCCCAAAGCCAAGTCACTATGGTATCTCCTACTACAGGTATGGCGCTAGCTAAGCTTGTAATTACTGTAGCTCCCCAAAAGCTCATCTGACCCCAAGGTAGTACATATCCTATAAAAGCTGTCACAATCATTAATAGGAAGATTACAACTCCAAGACACCAAACAAATTCCCTAGGACTGCTATAACTCGCATGATATAGACCACGAAAAATATGAAGGTAAACCACAATAAGAAACATACTTGCCCCATTAGCATGCATATAACGGAGCAACCAGCCCCCTTCAACATCTCTCATAATGTGTTCTACGCTGTTGAAAGCTAAATCCACATGAGGTGTGTAATGCATAGCTAAAAAAACGCCAGTCACTATCTGAATGACTAAACAAATACCAGCTAACGGACCGAACCCCCACCAATAACTAAGATTGCTCGGGGTTGGATAATCTACTAAATGCTGATTAAGTGTGGAGGATATAGGTTGTTTAAGAAGAGAGAATCGTTGGTTCCTTATAGTCATTTCTCTTTCCTATCGTGACAACTCTTGTTCACCCACCTTTTTTTTGCGTTCTAGGGCCCTAAAATATCCTCAAATATATATATAATATTGATATTTGAGCCTTTCTTTTACTTTTGAAGGATGGAGGGGGCGAATTAAGCGTCGACGTTTTTAGAATTCTTTCTCCTACACACTTTTGCCCTCTTTCACCGAAAAGGAAAGAAGAATCTTTCAAGCGGGCAGAGACCTAAATTTCTTAGATTCATTCCTAAGCTTGCTTTGTCGCAGCAAGATGGATTGGATGATCAGTCCGAGAGTGCTGGAGAGAAGAGAAAGCGGTCAAAACTTCTCTGATTCGGTCACCGAGCAGTCGGACAACCCTTCAGTAACCCAGGATGGATGACCCGAGAGAAGATCTCGTCCACCAAGCGGGATAGCGGAGTGCGATCCTTAAGCAATTGGAGGTTCTCGCTCATCTCTTGGGATCCATATCATCTGTGAAAACTTTTCCTGTTACATTAGCATAGCTAAATTTGAATAGGATGACTCAGCGTCAGGAAAAGTAAGCCCCCCTTTGCCTTGATTGAATTTGGCTTCGCTGCGCTCTGAATCAATCAATAAGCTTATTGATTGGATTCATCCCATTTCATTTGGGCGAGAGGTCCGAAGGAACAAAGGAGCTCGACTGTAAGGAGAGGAACGAGAGTGAAACGAGAGGGAGGCTGGGGCTTATCCATGGGACTTGCCTTGGCGGTTAGACTCTCTTTTAACACATCCTCGAATTAGTCTCGTCGGTTGGTTGATTCTCGAAATCACCTCTTGAGAAAAAAAAAAAAAAGGTCCATCAGGTTTTGCCCTGCCATCTCCGGCGAAGCTCCATATCCGTGAGACTGGATCACTGTAATTCACAGAAGTCCATTTGGACCTCTCCTTTTAGTCGAGTATGTAAACAACCTCTCCTTTCAGTCGAGTTCCCTCTTTTATAAGAGTAATAAATTACGTTGGACCTCTCGCAACAAGTGCTCGAGTAATAAATACCTCTCCTTTTAGTCGAGTCATTTATACCTCTCGGGAGTAGGGGCTTTGTTCTGGGGGGGCCGACTTGCGCTGCTTTAGAAGGGAGATAATTTCATAAAGTAACTCTCTCTATCTATCCTTAGAAGTAGGGCGATAGAAAGTCAATATGAGATTTGCGTTGGTTTTTCCAACGAAACAAAGCATTATCATTCGGAAGGCTCAGTCCCAACTCGGACTTCCATGATGGGAAGAACCTCCGCACTACGGCGCTCCAATGAACAAGAGTTCTCCGCCTTAGTATATTTAGAAGAGTGGTCGGGAGTTACATTCGTAACTTAATGTTATGTTCATGCATTATATCTTTCTTTCCAAGAGTACTACCTGTACGTAGTCTATGTATGGGGAGCATACTTGACAGGAAATAGACACAAGCGGTAGAGAGGTCCCCCACTTCGATTCCCGCCCCGTTCGCATCTCCGATCCAAGATAAGGGTTTTAAATACGTTACTTTTCGGTCCGGAGCCGGCTGGTAATGGGCTTACTTACCTTGCTTGTGGACCAGCTGCGGAGCTAACCTTTCTTTGTTCTATTGGTTTGGTGGTTGCTACCAAGACGATTTATTTATGCCCATCAAAGAACCTCGAGATGCTAATCCACGAAAAACGATACGAGAAATTCGAAAGAACTCAGATACAGAACGAGGGCGACCGTGGAAATACATCGGTTTCTGACTCGTGCAAAGGAACTATTTCTTGGCAACTTGGACAACTTATAACAATGTTTGTCCCGCATATCACTAGGAAGATCGGGATCTTTACAAAAGGCTTTATAAAGCTTTCGTCTCAATTCAAATTTAGCCGCGAGCAATCTACGTTTGTGATCTCTACTATTTTGCTTCTACGACATCTTACTGAGTTTCCCCCTCATCTTTTTGCAAAAAACCGCTCCACAGTGGTAAAGTCTCATCTTGTGTGTTGGCCGAAGTGATAATAGTCACATTGAACCCCCGAATATGTTCGAAGATCTCGAAATGATCTTCCAGTTCCGGGGAGAATTCGCAAAACTCCGTTTCCATCGAGAATTGAATGGAGTTTTTCCGTATTTCGACCGGAAAATCTAATAGAGACATTACTGTCGAGATTCTGACCGAAAAA contains:
- the cob gene encoding apocytochrome b; protein product: MTIRNQRFSLLKQPISSTLNQHLVDYPTPSNLSYWWGFGSLAGICLVIQIVTGVFLAMHYTPHVDLAFNSVEHIMRDVEGGWLLRYMHANGASMFFIVVYLHIFRGLYYASYSSPREFVWCLGVVIFLLMIVTAFIGYVLPWGQMSFWGATVITSLASAIPVVGDTIVTWLWGGFSVDNATLNRFFSLHYLLPFILVGASLLHLAALHQYGSNNPLGVHSEMDKIAFYPYFYVKDLVGWVAFAIFFSIWIFYAPNVLGHPDNYIPANPMSTPPHIVPEWYFLPIYAILRSIPDKAGGVAAIALVFICLLALPFFKSMYVRSSSFRPIYQGMFWLLLADCLLLGWIGCQPVEAPFVTIGQISSLVFFLFFAITPILGRVGRGIPNSYTDETDHT